The genomic stretch TGATTACCGGGCTTGCCGCCGCTTCTGCAGATCCTGTGGAACTTCTGCTCAAGGAAGGCTGGGAAGGCGGCAGGGTGGCTGTATTCAGGCCGGAACTGCTTCCCCGCCTGATGGACCGGAGCCGCCGTGGACTTGTCGCAGCCCTGGTCTGGGGACTTCCTTTCCGCGCTGTGCTGGCGGCCGCCAGAAAGCTGCGTATTCCGCCCCTGGCCGTAAACGCGGCCCTGTATGTAACAGATGAGGAGCGGCGGATGTACCGGATTCTCCGGGCCATCGATGAAAACCGCAGCATCCAGCGTGATCAGCGGGCGGAAGATGACGGTTTTCCGCCCGCCTGGAGACGACGCTGTTCCCCGGCAGAGATGGCTGCCTGTTTTTCCTCCCTTCCGGATGCCCTGTACCAGACCCGCCTGCTGGCCCGGGATGCCGCTGAATCCCTCTTTCCCGGGGAATATGTTTTCCCCTCTTTTCAGGGACTTTCGCCCCGGGAAGAGTTTGAGCGCCTTCGAAGCCTCTGCCTGCGGGGTATTCGCCGGCGCTACGGGGTTCAGTCCCCGGCTGTACGGCAGCGGTTGAACTACGAACTCGATATAATCCGGCGCAAGGGTTTTGCCTGCTATTTTCTGGTGGTCCAGGATATTGTGGCCCGCTGTCCCCGTACCTGCGGACGGGGGAGTTCCGCCGCCAGCATTGTCTCGTACCTCCTCGAGATAACCCATGTTGATCCTCTGGCCTGTGATCTTTTTTTCGAACGCTTTCTGAATATGGGACGCATGGATCCTCCGGATATCGACATTGATTTTCCCTGGGACGAGAGGGAAACGACCCTGGATTATGTATTCTCAAGCTATGCCGGGCGGGCAGGGATGGTTGCAGACCATATAACCTTTGGCCCCCGTTCTGCTTTGCGGGAGGCAGCCAGGGCTTTCGGTATACCGGAGCCGGATATCGGACCCATGACCGAGTCCTTTCGCATGGGTGAATCGAATCTCCCTCCGTATCTTGCGGCGGCAGCCCGGCGGCTTTTCGGAGTTCCCCGCCACCTGGGGACCCATCCAGGGGGGGTCGTAATAAGCCCCGGCGCTATTACCGATTATACCCATATCGGAACTTCCTCTCTGGGGCGTCCGCTGATTGCCTGGGAAAAGGATGGCGCAGAGGAGGCCGGTCTTGTAAAGATCGATCTGCTGGGAAACCGTTCCCTCGGGGTCCTGCGGGATGTTCTGGAGTTGACAAGCCCCTTAAGGGCCGAGAAGGGGGAGCCCCCTCTTGACTGGAGCAGCTTCAATCCCTTGGGGGATTCTTCTACCCGTGAAATGATCGAGGCGGGGGATACCCTGGGGATTTTCTACGTGGAGTCTCCTGCGACCCGGCAGCTTCTGAAAAAGATGAAACACGGGGATTATCCACATCTTGTTATCGCCAGTTCCATCATCCGCCCCGCTGCCAACCGCTACATCAACGCCTTTCTGGAACGTTTGCGGGGTGCGCCCTATGAACCCCTGCATCCGGCGGCACAGGATGTCCTGGCGGAAACTAAAGGAATTATGGTGTACCAGGAGGATGTAGCCAGGGTTGCCATCGCTGTCTGCGGATACAGTCCCGCTGAAGCTGACTGTCTGCGCAAGGTACTGTCAAAGAAGGACCGCTCTGCACGGCTGCTCTCTTTTCGCGATGAGTTCATGCGCCGGGGCGGAGAACGGGGCGTGACGCAGAAAGCCCTGGAGGAGATATGGGAGGGGATTCTCTCCTTCGAGGGCTACTCGTTCTGCAAAGCCCACAGCGCCTCCTACGCACTGGTATCGTATCGTCTGGCATGGCATAAGGCGCGGTATCCTCTGGAGTTTTTCTGCGCCGTCATAAACAACGGCGGAGGCTTCTATTCCCGCCAGGTATATCTCTGCGCTCTTTCCAGGGAAGGGTTTTCGCTGCTGCCGCCGGATGTAAACAGAAGCGAAGGTGCCTACACTGTGGAGCACCGGAACCATCCTGAAGGAGCGCTCCGTACCGGGCTCTGTCAGCTGAAAGGAGTCGAAGACGCCTGTATCCGGAAGCTTCTGGCTGAGCGCCGCCGCCGCGGTCCATTTGCCGACATTCAGGATTTTCTTGTGCGCCTGAATCCCTCACTGCCGGATATTCGCGGGCTCATTCGTTCCGGCGCCCTTGATGGAATTGCCGCCGGTATGCATCGTCCCGGACTGTTCTGGCACTATTTTCACATGTCCGGGCATCCGGAACTCTTTGCCGTACCTGCTCCTCCGGCATCGCTGCGGGATTATCCTGCGGAGGTGAAGCTGCGGGATGAGCTGGATACCCTGGGGCTGCTTATATCAAAACGTCCGGCGGAGCTTCTCCGGATTCCGGAGCAGCTGCCGGATCCCGGGGCTCTGCTGACGGATTCCCGCAGCATGCCGGAATTCGCGGGCCGAAGGGTCGCGATACCCGCGGTGCTGGTGACCGGTAAAGAGGTAAGAACCAAACATAAAAAGGAGATGTGTTTTCTGAGCTTCGAGGACCGGGAGGGGATTTTTGAGACCGTACTCTTTCCGGATGTCTATCAGGGGCTGTATCCCCGTATCTGCAGATCCTGTGCCTTTCTGGTAATCGGCACGGTGGAAAAGGAGTTCGGCGTTTTTCAGCTCAAGGTCAAAGAGCTGATCCCTCTCGATGCCCTTCCCCTTGATTCAGCGAATCAGGTGTGTCAATATTGGTGCAGGAGCAGCTTTGAAAATGAAGGTCGGGATAATCTGCGTACCCTCGAGAGAAGCGGACGGAACGCTCTTCCAGGAGCTTTTGTCCAATAAGGGAATCTTCGCGGATTTGCTGCATGTGTATGGCGGCTGGGAAAAACAAATCAGCGGATGGATTGAGTCCTGTACTCACTTTATGGTTCTGCCGGAAAGGACTGATTTTTCCGCGTCCTGGTTCAACTACATAGCCGGATTCTGCAACGGATCCGGCCGCTTCCTGCTGATCTTCAGTCCTGACGGCCTGCCTCCTCATTTTTCAGGTTTTCCCTCCGTGGCAGAACCCGGTGCAGCTCTTGCTCACTGGCTGCAGGAAAAGGAAGCCTGGGAAAAGGCAGAGGAAATCCGCGGTGCAAAGGAGTCCCTTGCTGCTGCGGGTCTCTTTTTTCACCCCGAAGATCTTTCCCGCATGGCGGCGGCAGGGGAGCAGGAGACTGTTGAGCTCTTTATGCGGGCCGGAATGTCTGCAGATACGCGAAACAGGCGAGGTGTTCCCTTACTCTCCCTTGCTGTTCGGGGCGGACACAAGCACCTGGTGGAGTATCTTTTATCCATTGGTTGCGACATTGACGCGGAGAGCGGAGACCGGGGCAATACAGCCCTGATGGATGCCGCGGCTGAGGGAGAGGTGGAGATAGCCGGAATTCTTGTCCGTGCACGGGCCGGTCTGGATGTTGCAAGCCGCAATGGGCAGACGGCGCTGATCCTTGCGGTAGGACAGGGCAACATCGGAATTGCATCACTGCTGATACAGGCGGGTGCTGCAGTTGATATGCGCGATTCTCTTGGCATGTCGGCCTATGATTACGCAAAGCTGTTCCGGCACGAAGAACTTCTTGCTTTGATGGAAGCCCGGGGTATACGTGAAGCACGAGAGAAATGATATGCCCGCCACCACTGCGGCCGAGGATAAGCTTGTCCTGAAAAGAATGCTTCTCGATATGTCCTTCATTACCATGAAATTCCTCACTGCCTATTATATTCGAAGTCTCCTGCTGGCATCTGATGCTCTTTTTGGAATCTTTATCTGGCTCCGTTTTCTCGCCGCCAGGCGGAACCGGGTTCCGGCTAATTCCTTTGTCGCCATTACCCTGGGGATGTTTTTCGCTGCTGCTGCAGCCGGTGTAGCCTGGTCATCCCTGGGATCTGTGCTGGCGCTGTTTCAGGGGCTGGAGTTTGCTGTGCCCGGGAGAATCACCCTTGTAGCAGCGGTTCTGCTTCTTGTTCTGCGTGATCTGTTCATACGTTTTCTTCCTGTACAGCTTGGCAACGGAAAAGAAGAGCTCTTTTTCGAACGCACCGTATCCGGTTTAACCCTGGCGGTGATGGCACTGTCTCTTGCCTCAGGTCTTTTGGGGCTGGCAGCTCCTCTGTTTACCCTGGGATTGTCCCTGGGTACTGCCTGTTTTTCCGGAAAAGTTATTTTTGACGAAGTTGAGTATCTTCTCTCATCCCGGCACAGTGAATCTTGACATGGAACGAAGCCGGAAGTAACTTGGAGGCATATGGAGAAGCAAAGACGGGCCTATCTGTTCCATTTTTCCCGTAAGGACGGAAGGTCCTTCTTTCTGGATCCCTTTCAGGATTCGAACGAGGTAATATCTGTTATTGAAAATTGTGAACTTATCGGTTTGTACGGCAACGAACCGAAGGTCGAGGCTGTTACCTGGTTCCGCAACGATCTGTATCGTAAGGTTGAAGCCGCTGTTAAGGTGTGGGTGGCGGAACGCCGCTTTATTCCCCGGTTTCTGATCTGCTCCGGTCTGTTTCTGCTGGTCTATCTCTTTATGAGCCTTATTGTCCGGGATCCTCTGCCGATGCTGGATGAACTTCTTATTGCCTTGGGAGTTTCAATCACTTTCTATATATTTCTCTCCCGGCGCGATTTAAGCTCTGCCTGGTCATCGAAAAAACGGGCGGAGCTGCGGGGAAAGGTCGATTCCATCTATTTTCAGGAGGACCAGTTTGTCAAGGAGGTCGAGAAAAACCTTCAACGCCTGGAAACGGGGAGTCCCCAGCAGGTCCTGGAATCCATTATCCTCTCTACAGACAGCTTTTACTCTCATCTGAACGCCGAGGCTGCTTCTCAGCTCGCTCGTTATATTGAACAGAAGCTGGGGAGCAGGGAGCTGAAGCGGCAGGAAAAACGGATACGCGCCCTGGTTAAGGCCAGGCGGGGTAATGATCAAAAGGAGATCGAAACCTTAAGCAGGCAGTTCTCGGCGAAAAAGATCGATTTGTCACTCTTCGCCGTGTATCATGGGATAAAAAGTTCATCGAAAAACGGATAGTCAGCTGTTTTCATCATCCAGTAAAGTGTTGATATCGGTAAGTTCTTTCTGCAGATGAAGGCTTGCCAGGGCGGTATCGAGATTCTCTGTTGCCGGGGTAAAATCGGGGTCCAGTTCCAGAACCGCCTGCCAGTGACGGACGGCAAGCTGCAGATCTCCCCGTGCATAGGCCTCAAGCCCGGCAATGTACTGTTCTTCCACCATCTGCCGACGGGCATAACGTCCCCGATCTCCCAGATCCATGGATGCTACAACGCTCAAGCGGTCCATGGGAGCGGCAACCTGGGTATCGAGTCCCAGGGTATAATTGACATTGAAGGACATATCACTGGTAAGCAGTTCGGTTCCCAAAGAGAACCTGGGGTTGCCACCACGGTAATGAAACCCGCTCTGCAGTGAGAAGAAGTTGGTTACTGCAAGGTCCATTCCAGTCGCAATATACCAGTTTTCCGCGGGGACATCGGGTTTCAGGCTGAAGGGATAGTTTATATCGCCGGTCAAGGTCAGAGGTCGTATCGGTGAATAGGCAATCCCGAAGGAGGCTTCGCTTGGAACAGCCTCTCCGTCGGTGCTGATCCCCAGGTTGCGGGCCACCAGGCCAACCGCAAAGTTCTTCTCCCGGGCGACATAGTTTTTCAGAAAATTAAACCGTGTAAGAAGTCCCACATCCGCCAGAAAGCCGAAGGCTGATTGTCCGGGTTCAATCACCGCGGGAATATGACGATAGGCTGTCTTGAGATTGGCACCCAGGGCAAGGCCGTCGTAATAATAATCAGAGAAAAAATTGTAGGAGATATTCGCTGTTGCCAGAGTCTCGGAGTAGTAGATGCTGGCCTCGGTGTCACCCCAGTCATTATATTCGGTAAAGGGTACGTAGAGAAACTTTCCCCCGAAACCGAAACCAAGATTATCGTTGCGCATGGTAAATACCGCGCTGTCGATGGAGGTGTCGGCAATCCATGCGTTATGCGACAGGGCAATCTGTGTTCTGTCCAGCAGTGCGCTGGCAGCAGGATTCGCGTCCATGTAGGAAAAATCATTTGCCAATGCGGTAAAGGCCGTGCCCATTGCTTCGTAACGTCCGCCCATGGGAATCTGAAGAATTGGAAAAGCCGTCAGCCCGGTATTGGGGTCGGCAAAGGAATCGGCGAAGTCAAAATAACTGTCAAAAAAACCTTCTGCCGCAACAGAATATGGTATTGTCAGAATGAGGAGTAGCAGAATTGAAAATACTATGTTTGATCTTCGTTTCATGGCCGCTTTCATAAATATATCACTGATTGCCCTGGAATACTATATTTTCGGAACATTATGATCTCAGCTGAAGCAGATCACCTTTCTCGAAAACCGATCTTCCGCCATATTCTGAATGTGGGTATACTGCCCCTTCAAATGTGCCGATAATGTGGTACATTCAGTACGAAGAAATGGTTATCAGATCGGGAATTAGACGCAGCCTATTACATATTCTCCTCGTTGTTCTTGTCTTCCTGGGCGCCGGTTCCCTGTATGCCGCGGGAAAGCCGGAGCAGGACCCCCTGCAGGAGGCCAGAGAGGCCTATGAATCCCGGGACTATAACCGGGCGATTCTGTTGAGCACCGAGGTGATGAAAAAGTATCCTGAATATTTTGATGAGGCCCAGTCCCTTATCCGGGCTATCCGGGGTGCAAAGATCAGGTACAACAATACCTTCGCCGACCTTATAGAGCTGTACCAGGATGCCCTGGAGAATCAGGATGACGCCGGACTTTCGGAATCCTATACCATAATCAAAGAGCTGGAAGAGCTTGATCCCTACCCTAATGAGGAGACTGCAGAGAGCCTTGCCCGGGCACGGGAGGCCACAGGCAACGTGTATAACAGAATCCGACATGCCAAAATTATGGACCAGGGCCTTGAACAGATTCAGGCCGGCGCCTTTTTTGAGGCTGTTGAAACCTACAGGGAAGGCTTTAACCTTGCTCTGGATATTTTCCGGGACAAGGATTACGGAAAGGATCCGGAATCAGAAGCTGAAGGACTGCGGGAACAGGCGGCTCAGCTGGGAGAGGAGTTCATTGAATACCGGGACAGCCTCACGGAAACCGGCAGGTACCTTGAGCAGATACGGCCGGATAGTTCGCTGGAACAGCTTCGATCTGCGGCGGAAAGCCTTACATCCGAGTATCAGGACCTGTCTGATCTCCGGTGGCGCATTCAGGGTGTCACTCAGAGTCTCGAGGTCCTTCGACTGCTTATCCTGAATGAATATGCAGCGGAAACCGAGGATGAGATCTATCATCTTGCTTATTTGATACTGCTGCACCGGGGAAGAAGTTCTGTGGAAGAGGATCTGGGCGTGGACGAAGGAATCCTCGGCGCTGTTGATGAACGATGGAACGAGGGAGCTGAGCCCGTCGCGGACGCATTCCGTGATCTCCTGACCCGGCTCAACGAGGAAGCGCACACTCTTTACTCACAGCGCCGCTATATTGAGGCTATTGAGGTTTTTGAACGCATGACAGCCGTAGCGGATGTTGCGGCGGAAGCCGCCGGGATATGGCGCTACCAGATTGCCCCGGCTCCGGAACCGGGAACTCCTGATCCTGATTACCGACTGCTTATTGAATCGGAAAAAGCCCCCGATTATTTAAAATCCTATTACGATCTTGGCAGCTACGTGCGCATTATTAAAGGAAACGCCTCAGATTCCATTGAACTTGCCCGGCTTGGCACTTTGATACTGGAGCAGGCCGAGTTTCTCTCCGGAACTCAAAGTCTCGATCTCGAAACTGTTCTTAACTCCCGTGACCTTCTGGATGAACGTGCCCTGATTCTCGACCCGCTTACCGTGGTTCTGCAGGAGCGCCGGGGGATTCCAATGCTGGAAGAAGACTACCGGCAGATCAGCAGAAACCGCCTGAGAGAGCATGAGCAGCGGATCAGCATGCTGGATGATTTGTATCGGAACAGTAACGAAGAGTTCATGCTGATCTATATCCGCAGGCGTCAGAATGATTTTACTACCCGGCTTACCGCTTTGCAGGAACTCGAGTCCTCCGGAAACAGCGCTCTTGAAGGTGAGGTGATTCTCTTTCAGGGTGATTCCTTTACGGCCCGCTATCCGGATCGCGCACTGGAGCTCTATTCGCAGCTGACTGAGGACGCAGAGGTGCTGCTGGAGGAGAACCAGGCGCTTTTCACGGAACTTAACGAACTTCCCCAGTGGCTGCGCAGCAGGGAGAGTATCGCCGCCGGGATCAATAGTGTCGCCGAGCGCTCGGAAACAATCAACGGCCTTCTGACTCGGACAGAACAAAGATCTGGCGAAGCTGTCGATTTAATTCGAATTGCCCGGCAGAATCGACTGGACGGGGAACGACGTTATATGGAGGCCGAGTCCAGGGTTCGAAACCGCCAGTTTAACGTCAATAACCCTAATGCTGTTGAGAACGGAATCAGTGATGCCCGGGACTTTTTCCTGGCCTCTTTACAGCAGCAGTATGACCCGCTTCTTGACAGGCGGACTGACGCTGTTCCGGATAACAGCGATAATTATGACATCCAGAGTCTTCTCAGTGAGCTGGCCCAGGCCAAGCGTAACTACTATTTGCCTCAGCGGGAAGCTGCCCTGGCAGAGGCACGACATTTGATTCGCCAGCAGGATTTTGAACAGGCCGGCATCGTTCTCAACAGGGCGGAGGATTATCACCGTCAGCTCGATTCTGAAGACTATCCGGAGATTGTTCGTCTTCAGGAGTTCGTGGACCGGGCGATTAACACCTCCAGTGCCTGGTACATAAGCAAGAACGATCCCCTCTATGCCGAGATGAGCCAGCTGCTGAATCTGGCCCGCAGCGACTACCGTGCGGCCCTGGAACGGGTCGAAACAGGTCAGAATACCGGGATTAAAGTATTGTTGGAGAGCGCTGAGGAAAAACTGGCGGCGGTACAGAATACATTTCCCCAGAATCTTGAAGTCGGTATTCTGCAATTGCAGATAGAGATGCTCCGCACGGCAAACCCGGCAGAGCAGAACAGAATAATAGCCGAAAAGTTTGACCAGGCCCAAAGGACTTTCAATGCGGGAGATTACCAGAGGTCCCTTGCTCTGGCAAAAGCCCTGCAGGCCATTCGTTCGGGATATCCCGGACTCGAAGATCTTATTGTGGAGGGGGAAATCGCCACAGGACAGCGTGTACGGGAACCCGACCCGGCGGATGTGCGTGCCGCCAATGCATTATATGCCGATGCGAACAGCATCTGGCAAAACAGAATCCAGGACCAGTATCCCGCTGCTTTGGAATCGATACAACGGGCAATTGCCCGCTATACGCCCTTCAATCCTCCGGCCCGCTATCTTGAATTGAAGCAGCAGCTTGAAATCCGGGTAGATACAAGTACCGCGGCGATTCTGTCCGCGGCGGACCAGCTGCAGTATCAATCGGCCCTGGAGGCCTACCAGCAGGGCAACTTTGTCCAGGCAAAACTCATTGTTGACCAGCTTATTCAAAAAGGTGAAAATGCCCGTAATCCGAGGCTGATGGACCTGAAGAGAAGGATTGAGTCACGCTTGTAATGAATAAACGCTGTACAGCAATACCGGTAATCATAATCCTCGCTGTAATACTCTTTACTCATGGGCAGCTCGATGCTCAGGAACGGATATTCTGGGATGATTCCCGCCTTCTTGAACTGGAAGATCCGCGTTTTCCTCAGGCCTCATCCTCCTATCAGGGAATCATAATCATGGCCCATGAATATGATTCCACCGGAGAGGGCCGGGGAAATGCCTATATTTCTACCGCGTTCAGCAGCGACAGTCTTCAGTGGCAGACTTATCCCCGGGTTATGGGGCCGTTTCCCTATAACGGTTCAGAGACCCCCATTGCCTCCCTTGCTGTTACAGCAGGGGGTGATGCCTACATCGCCGTGGCGGAAGATGAATCCACCATAGGTATTTACAGGTCCCGGAACCGTGGGATAAGTTTTGCCAAGGTCAGCAGTACCTCCGCACCGGTCTCGGCCATTGTAGCCCCCCGCTTGTTTATTAATTCCCGTGGAGAGTTTGTTCTTTTTGTCTCGCGGGACGTGGGGTCCGGGGTAGGGCTGGGCAGTTATCTTGGCATATTCTATACAAGCTCCGCTGACGGCACGGAATGGGTGCCTTTCCAGCCCTTGGCTACGGGTGATTCCCTGCGGGAGACCTATCTGCCGTTTCTGGCTGGTTACGGGGGAAGGGAGTATGTTGTTTTTCAGGCATTCAAGACCGGTGGTGCAGGCGGTAATCCTCCATCCACCTATCAGCTGTATCTCTCCACCAGTCCTGACGGCGGCCGCAGCTGGGAAGCACCGGAGCTGATAACCGATTTTCCTGAGCCCTGGAATCTTGGAGAGGAGCAGGGCTGGGAGTATTACGATAACCAGAGACCTTCACTTTTAATTGACCGCGGGAGAATCTTTCTTACCTGGGAACGCCGCTACGCCCGTTCCCGGCTGAGAAACATCTATGTCGCCGAACTGAACAGTACCGGACGGACCGATAAAGTCGAACGGATTCAAAGCGACAGGGACAGTATTTCACCCAGGATGGTGCAAGCCGACGATCGCTACTATGTAAGCTGGTACGAAGGGAGCGAGCAGGATATGACTCTCCGTCTGGCGGAGGGGCGCACTATACCGAATCTGGGTATTGACTGGTATTATCAGGAAGGCGCCGGGACAGAGTATCTTTTTGCCGATGACCGGCCGGACAGCTCTGCTTTTGTAATCCCCCTCACTTTTCAGGGACGCTTGAATCTTGTCTGGGAGTCCAATGCCTACCGCGGGACTGAACTGGTGGATTCCCGGCTGATATTCAGGGGACCGGATATTCATGTGGAATCCCCCAGGGTCCGCGGCATGAATTTTACCGGCGGCGAGCCGGTTTCCAGGGACAACTTTACCGTGGCATGGAACGAGCCGCGGGATGCTTCCGGTATTGCGGGGTATAATTACCTGTTCAGCCGTTCACGATATGAACGTCCACAGCTGCGGGTCTCTCATTTTCGGGATGAGAATCTTTCGACAGCCCGGACCCTTTCGGAAGACGGGGACTGGTTTTTCCATATTATCGCTCAGGATTATGCCGGCAACTGGTCCGACCCTTCTTCCCTTATTATCAGGCGGGATACAACACCCCCTTCAGCTCCCGAGTTTCCGCCCCTCGAGACCGATCAATCAGGTTTTCTTCTTTCCAATACCCAGACTATCGAGTGGCTTCCTCCAACGGAAGAGGATACCGCGGGATACACCTATGCCTACACCCTGCTCGACCCGGCGGGAAGACAGGTGGACCCGGAACAGATCAGTCCTGCAGACCTGCCGCAGAGTATAACCACGACAGCCCCGGAGACCTCCTTTTTTAACCGTGACAACGGCACCTGGATGCTTACCGTCGCGGCTGTGGACCGCGTTGGTAACGTCGGTGAACCGGCCTCCCTGGTGTTTCGCCTGAATAAATACATTCCTGTGACCCTGATAAATTCCATCGAAGCTCAGCAGGATGAGGTCGGGCGCTCTGTTCTGACAATCCGCGGCCGGGGCTTTACCGCCAATGGCCGGATAGAAAGAATTATCCTGGACCGTGATGGAACCCCTCCCTACGATTATGTGTATACCCTGGAAGGCGGATCATACAGCATAGCCGGAGACCGCCTCATTCAGGACTTTATGATTGAGGATATCGATGAGGGCAGCTATGGTATCGGTCTGGACCATGCCAGACGGGGGGTAAAATGGTCGGAACAGTCCCTCTACTTTGAGCCCACGGGGGTTGTGAAATTCGGTGATTTTGCCTATTTCCCGCCCTCCAGTTTTACCTTGCTCGCCTACGATTATTTCGGAGTATCGGTGAATGCCCTGGCCACTATACTTCTCCTGATCGGGCTGACAATCGCGCTGGCTATAACTGTCCTGATGCTCCGGGGAGTCCTGGCAGAAAACGCGCGTATCCAGAAAGACATTGAGACAATTGTATCCGGCAGACTTTTGACTGGTCCCGAATACAGAAAGAGGATAGTAGAGATGAAGAGAAAGGGCCTTGGACTCAGAATTAAATTTGTACTGCTTATAACGGTACTCATTCTGATAGTTGTTATGATGGTAGCCGTTTCTCTGGGATACTACATGATTGAGAGCCGACAGCGTACCCTGGCAGAAGGACTGCAGGAGCGGGCCTCCCTTCTTCTGGAGAGTCTTGCTGTGGGAGCCCAGGAACCGATAGACAATAACGACCAGGAGAATATGTTTGCCCTGGTCAGCCAGGTCGAAGCCATGGCCGATGCCTCAGGCGTTATCATTACCGGCCGCTCTGTCTCTGATCCCGCCGCCGGGATCCACGCCCTCTGGGCCGCCACCCGTCCGAATGAGCTTATTGATTCCCTGAGCGGGCAGATACGTATCGACTACCGGGGTAAGGATTCCCCGGCCGAAACACCCCGGACCTTTGCGCTGATCGACGCTGAGGAACTGGCGTCTTATCGTGATCGTTATGATGTTCTCGTGACACCCTTCTACGGGCGTTCCGTATACACCGATAATCTGAGCTCTGAAGAGTCACGTATAGCCGAGCAGGTAGACAGGGAACTCTCCTCTGAAATCCAGCAAATTGAAGAGGAGCTGCGGACAATGCAGCAGGAACAGCTGGTTCTTGAATCCCTGAACCGTGGTCTGGCCGTCAGTGCCGAGCAGCGGCAGTTTATCCGGGAGCGGTTTCCCGCCTTTGAGGATACCGATGAGCGGAATTTACGTCTGGTCCAGATCAATGACGATGTAATCCGGTTCAACCGCGCCCGGACTGAGATGATCCGTGAGGCGGGCAATATTCTGAACAGCATTCCTGCTTTCAGCTCTGATGAGTTTAATCCTTCCATCGAGGAGTATACCTTCTACCGTCCCATAGTTGGCCCAAGGCAGACAGTGGATCAGGGGATAGGAGGAGACCCGGACAGCGGATACTTCTATCGCGGAATGGTGCGTCTTACAGTCTCAACAGAAAATATTGTAGCCCAGATTGTGGATTCCCAAAGTACCCTCATTACTATTACCGGGGTAGTCGCCCTGGTGGCTGCGGTAATCGGGATTATCGGAGCCCTTGTATTGGCAACCATCATCATCACTCCCATTAACCGGCTTGTACGGGGTGTGGAAATTATCCGGGACACAGTAGACAAGGAGCAGCTTGAAAATCACGTGGTGGATACCAGAACCCGGGATGAACTGTCAGGCCTTGCCCAGACAATAAACGAAATGACCCGGGGGCTTGTGGAAGCGGCCAAGGCCAATAAGGAACTTACTCTCGGAAAAGAGATACAGAAGATGTTCCTTCCCCTGATGACCGATCAGAACGGCAGAAAGCTTACCACCGCCTCTTTTCAGGATGATTTCATTGAGGTTTATGGCTATTACGAGGGTGCCGACGCTTTATCAGGGGACTACTTCGATCACATAGATCTGCAGAACGGATATCATGCCTTTATTAAGTGCGATGTAGCCGGTCACGGTGCATCGGCCTCGCTGATCATGGTCGAGGTAGCAACAATTTTTACCAGCT from Marispirochaeta sp. encodes the following:
- a CDS encoding PP2C family serine/threonine-protein phosphatase, yielding MNKRCTAIPVIIILAVILFTHGQLDAQERIFWDDSRLLELEDPRFPQASSSYQGIIIMAHEYDSTGEGRGNAYISTAFSSDSLQWQTYPRVMGPFPYNGSETPIASLAVTAGGDAYIAVAEDESTIGIYRSRNRGISFAKVSSTSAPVSAIVAPRLFINSRGEFVLFVSRDVGSGVGLGSYLGIFYTSSADGTEWVPFQPLATGDSLRETYLPFLAGYGGREYVVFQAFKTGGAGGNPPSTYQLYLSTSPDGGRSWEAPELITDFPEPWNLGEEQGWEYYDNQRPSLLIDRGRIFLTWERRYARSRLRNIYVAELNSTGRTDKVERIQSDRDSISPRMVQADDRYYVSWYEGSEQDMTLRLAEGRTIPNLGIDWYYQEGAGTEYLFADDRPDSSAFVIPLTFQGRLNLVWESNAYRGTELVDSRLIFRGPDIHVESPRVRGMNFTGGEPVSRDNFTVAWNEPRDASGIAGYNYLFSRSRYERPQLRVSHFRDENLSTARTLSEDGDWFFHIIAQDYAGNWSDPSSLIIRRDTTPPSAPEFPPLETDQSGFLLSNTQTIEWLPPTEEDTAGYTYAYTLLDPAGRQVDPEQISPADLPQSITTTAPETSFFNRDNGTWMLTVAAVDRVGNVGEPASLVFRLNKYIPVTLINSIEAQQDEVGRSVLTIRGRGFTANGRIERIILDRDGTPPYDYVYTLEGGSYSIAGDRLIQDFMIEDIDEGSYGIGLDHARRGVKWSEQSLYFEPTGVVKFGDFAYFPPSSFTLLAYDYFGVSVNALATILLLIGLTIALAITVLMLRGVLAENARIQKDIETIVSGRLLTGPEYRKRIVEMKRKGLGLRIKFVLLITVLILIVVMMVAVSLGYYMIESRQRTLAEGLQERASLLLESLAVGAQEPIDNNDQENMFALVSQVEAMADASGVIITGRSVSDPAAGIHALWAATRPNELIDSLSGQIRIDYRGKDSPAETPRTFALIDAEELASYRDRYDVLVTPFYGRSVYTDNLSSEESRIAEQVDRELSSEIQQIEEELRTMQQEQLVLESLNRGLAVSAEQRQFIRERFPAFEDTDERNLRLVQINDDVIRFNRARTEMIREAGNILNSIPAFSSDEFNPSIEEYTFYRPIVGPRQTVDQGIGGDPDSGYFYRGMVRLTVSTENIVAQIVDSQSTLITITGVVALVAAVIGIIGALVLATIIITPINRLVRGVEIIRDTVDKEQLENHVVDTRTRDELSGLAQTINEMTRGLVEAAKANKELTLGKEIQKMFLPLMTDQNGRKLTTASFQDDFIEVYGYYEGADALSGDYFDHIDLQNGYHAFIKCDVAGHGASASLIMVEVATIFTSYFKRFVGRKQQLDISELVNSINELLEERQFRGKFAALIIGLLEAATGKIHLCHAGDNLVHIYDESKHGLSLLKLPETPAAGVFGRDLIDMRGGYPKVVHQLKRGDIVLFFTDGIEESHHRLRGEDLEIRKYKDFPEKLQAEDAPLVEQGFKEIKPEEPYEEFDLKRVQMVIEAAMNREAFELKRRMDVLIKEPLIFDFSSLQGSTEELVTALIAVEKVYRLVPDPAATERDRVQVDRKIDTFLREHFSEYHRYFRNRIENDSVPEYVWFTHLKEDEQDDDLTMIVVRRK